A single genomic interval of bacterium harbors:
- a CDS encoding uracil-DNA glycosylase family protein, producing MKKLLEKIRNCTECEKHLELGVNPIIAATAKSKIIIIGQAPGRIVHKTGIPWDDKSGDNLRNWLGMDKASFYNADNIALMPMGFCYPGTGKSGDLPPRPECAPLWHRKLLAKMTHAKLILLIGQYAQHYYLGEVAKDTLTENVKNFRAYLPKYFVLPHPSPRNNIWQAKHEWFEKKVLPELKKQIKNILK from the coding sequence ATGAAAAAACTATTAGAGAAAATAAGGAACTGTACGGAGTGTGAAAAACATTTGGAATTAGGTGTTAATCCGATTATCGCCGCAACTGCAAAAAGTAAAATCATCATCATTGGGCAAGCGCCGGGGCGAATTGTTCACAAGACGGGTATTCCCTGGGACGATAAAAGCGGGGACAACCTGCGAAACTGGTTGGGAATGGATAAAGCCTCATTTTACAATGCGGATAACATTGCTTTAATGCCGATGGGGTTTTGTTATCCGGGGACGGGCAAATCGGGTGACTTGCCTCCCAGGCCGGAATGCGCTCCCTTGTGGCATCGAAAACTATTGGCAAAAATGACGCACGCAAAACTCATTTTACTTATTGGGCAGTATGCACAGCATTATTACCTCGGCGAAGTTGCAAAAGACACATTGACGGAAAACGTCAAAAATTTTAGAGCGTATTTACCGAAATATTTTGTCCTGCCGCATCCATCGCCGCGAAACAATATTTGGCAGGCGAAGCATGAGTGGTTCGAGAAAAAAGTTTTGCCCGAATTGAAAAAGCAAATAAAAAATATTTTGAAATAA